From Microbacterium croceum, a single genomic window includes:
- a CDS encoding adenine phosphoribosyltransferase, giving the protein MPEAELSPALARAASLIRSIPDYPEPGIVFRDITPLLADAEALKATTEAILEPFAGQFDVVAGIEARGFILAGAAAIAAGVGLIPIRKAGKLPRPAASVDYALEYGTATIEMHDDLPAGSRVLLIDDVLATGGTLAAGRQLVEQLGSHVIGISVLFEIDGLGGRELIGDLHTVFHAE; this is encoded by the coding sequence GTGCCCGAAGCCGAACTCTCCCCCGCCCTCGCCCGCGCCGCCTCGCTGATCCGGAGCATCCCGGACTACCCCGAACCCGGCATCGTGTTCCGCGACATCACGCCGTTGCTCGCGGATGCGGAGGCGTTGAAGGCCACGACCGAGGCGATCCTCGAGCCGTTCGCCGGGCAGTTCGACGTCGTCGCCGGTATCGAGGCACGCGGGTTCATCCTGGCCGGCGCCGCTGCCATCGCCGCGGGGGTCGGGCTCATCCCGATCCGCAAGGCGGGCAAGCTCCCCCGGCCCGCGGCATCCGTCGACTATGCGCTCGAGTACGGCACCGCCACGATCGAGATGCACGACGACCTGCCGGCCGGATCGCGCGTGCTGCTGATCGACGATGTGCTCGCCACCGGGGGCACCCTCGCCGCCGGACGCCAGCTGGTCGAGCAGCTCGGCAGCCATGTCATCGGCATCTCGGTGCTGTTCGAGATCGACGGTCTCGGCGGCCGCGAGCTGAT
- a CDS encoding ABC transporter substrate-binding protein: MNTRARRRILTIAAAASVSALALAGCSANTGGTDGADGDEDVTLTVTTFGTFGYEDLYKEYEKLHPNVKIEATNIDTGGNARTDAFTKIAAGSGLSDIVAIEEGWLGAIMDVSDTFVDLRDYGIEDRKDDWVDWKYGQATDAEGRVIGYGTDIGPSGICYNGAAFEAAGLPSDRESVAELLNGDWENYFAVGADYTAKTGKAWYDHSGFVWNAMVNQLDEGYYTSDGKLNVEGNDQLKERFELLGAATEGGQSAAQTAWDWNGGKSFVDGTFATFVCPGWMLGVVQGQVEAGGGDASTGWDFADVFPGGAANWGGAFLSIPESSEHKKAAAELADWLTQPEQQVKQSEAAGNFPSTVKAQETLAADATPNAFFNDAPTGAILAERAKGVVAQFKGADDSVIQENVFGPALNSLDRGETDTKGAWDQAIQLLNDLVG, encoded by the coding sequence GTGAACACACGTGCCCGCCGCCGGATCCTGACGATTGCCGCCGCGGCATCCGTCTCCGCCCTCGCCCTCGCCGGCTGCTCTGCCAACACCGGCGGAACGGACGGGGCCGATGGCGACGAAGACGTCACGCTGACCGTGACCACCTTCGGAACCTTCGGCTACGAAGACCTGTACAAGGAGTACGAGAAGCTCCACCCGAACGTGAAGATCGAGGCCACCAACATCGACACGGGTGGCAACGCCCGCACCGATGCCTTCACCAAGATCGCCGCCGGCTCCGGCCTCAGCGACATCGTCGCGATCGAGGAAGGCTGGCTCGGCGCGATCATGGACGTGTCCGACACCTTCGTCGACCTGCGCGACTACGGCATCGAGGACCGCAAGGACGACTGGGTCGACTGGAAGTACGGCCAGGCCACGGATGCCGAGGGCCGCGTGATCGGCTACGGCACCGACATCGGCCCCTCGGGCATCTGCTACAACGGCGCCGCGTTCGAGGCCGCAGGGCTCCCGAGCGACCGCGAGTCCGTTGCCGAGCTGCTGAACGGCGACTGGGAGAACTACTTCGCGGTCGGCGCCGACTACACCGCCAAGACCGGCAAGGCCTGGTACGACCACTCCGGCTTCGTCTGGAACGCCATGGTCAACCAGCTCGACGAGGGCTACTACACCTCCGACGGCAAGCTGAACGTCGAGGGCAACGACCAGCTCAAGGAGCGCTTCGAGCTGCTGGGCGCGGCAACCGAAGGCGGCCAGTCCGCTGCGCAGACCGCGTGGGACTGGAACGGCGGCAAGTCCTTCGTCGACGGCACATTCGCGACCTTCGTATGCCCCGGCTGGATGCTCGGTGTCGTGCAGGGTCAGGTCGAGGCCGGTGGCGGAGACGCCTCCACCGGCTGGGACTTCGCGGACGTCTTCCCCGGAGGAGCCGCGAACTGGGGTGGCGCATTCCTGTCGATCCCGGAGTCGTCCGAGCACAAGAAGGCAGCCGCTGAACTCGCCGACTGGCTGACGCAGCCCGAGCAGCAGGTCAAGCAGTCCGAGGCCGCAGGCAACTTCCCCTCGACGGTCAAGGCGCAGGAGACGCTTGCCGCCGATGCCACGCCGAACGCGTTCTTCAACGACGCTCCCACCGGCGCGATCCTGGCTGAGCGTGCCAAGGGCGTCGTGGCGCAGTTCAAGGGTGCGGATGACTCGGTCATCCAGGAGAACGTCTTCGGTCCGGCTCTGAACAGCCTCGACCGCGGCGAGACCGACACCAAGGGCGCCTGGGATCAGGCCATCCAGCTGCTGAACGACCTGGTCGGCTGA
- a CDS encoding carbohydrate ABC transporter permease, with product MTLTAERRATASDTAPDASAKRPWRHRLSRFDQNASPYFYISPFFLLFGLVGLFPLLYTVYVAVHDWDLLKGEGDFVGAGNFVKILGDAMFWNSIGNTLSIFLLSAIPQLAVALVIAYLLDRGLRAPTFWRMSVLIPFVVTPVAVAIIFSSIFNEADGLANNLLNLIGIADQEWKHNTALSHLAIAVMVNFRWTGYNALILLAAMQAVPRDLYESAALDGAGAARRFFSITIPTIRPTLIFVIITATIGGLQIFAEPRLFDVSTAGGIGGSDRQFQTTVLFLWELAFFRRNLGEASAVAILLFVLIVGIGVINFLISRRISTGDSPKNRAARRRARITTEKDAR from the coding sequence ATGACTCTCACCGCGGAACGCCGCGCGACGGCATCCGACACGGCGCCTGATGCGTCGGCGAAGCGCCCCTGGCGTCACCGGCTCTCCCGGTTCGACCAGAACGCCTCCCCGTACTTCTACATCTCGCCCTTCTTCCTGCTGTTCGGACTCGTGGGCCTGTTCCCGCTGCTGTACACGGTCTACGTGGCCGTGCACGACTGGGATCTGCTCAAGGGCGAAGGCGACTTCGTGGGCGCCGGGAACTTCGTCAAGATCCTCGGCGACGCGATGTTCTGGAACTCGATCGGCAACACCCTGAGCATCTTCCTGCTCTCCGCCATCCCGCAGCTGGCCGTCGCCCTCGTGATCGCCTACCTGCTCGACCGTGGCCTGCGGGCGCCGACGTTCTGGCGCATGAGTGTGCTCATCCCGTTCGTGGTCACTCCCGTCGCGGTGGCCATCATCTTCTCCAGCATCTTCAACGAGGCGGACGGCCTGGCCAACAACCTCCTGAACCTCATCGGCATCGCCGACCAGGAGTGGAAGCACAACACCGCCCTCTCGCACCTCGCGATCGCGGTGATGGTGAACTTCCGGTGGACGGGATACAACGCCCTCATCCTGCTCGCCGCGATGCAGGCGGTGCCGCGCGACCTCTACGAATCCGCCGCTCTCGACGGTGCGGGGGCTGCGCGCCGCTTCTTCTCCATCACGATCCCCACCATCCGTCCCACCCTGATCTTCGTGATCATCACCGCGACGATCGGCGGGCTGCAGATCTTCGCCGAGCCTCGCCTGTTCGACGTGTCGACAGCGGGTGGCATCGGCGGCAGCGACCGGCAGTTCCAGACCACGGTGCTGTTCCTGTGGGAGCTGGCGTTCTTCCGCCGCAACCTCGGGGAGGCATCGGCGGTCGCCATCCTGCTGTTCGTGCTGATCGTCGGGATCGGCGTGATCAACTTCCTGATCTCACGCCGCATCTCCACCGGCGACTCCCCCAAGAACCGCGCCGCGCGCCGCCGAGCCCGCATCACCACCGAGAAGGACGCACGATGA
- a CDS encoding carbohydrate ABC transporter permease: MTATQALSVPEKIRRRRSMSVGTAGIGSRPGFLTYGLLAAFIIGSVYPLWWSVVVASGTNATRGETLPVIPGGNFFTNAAKVFDAIPFWLALGNSFLISSIITISVVTFSTLAGYAFAKLKFKGREGLMIFVIATMAIPTQLGIIPLFMVMRELGWTGSIGAVIVPTLVTAFGVFFMRQYLVDVIPDELIEAARMDGANQFRTFLTVGIPAARPAMAILGLFTFMTAWTDYLWPLIVLSPQNPTLQTALSQLQSGYYIDYSIVLAGAVLATLPLLVLFVVAGRQLVSGIMAGAVKG; the protein is encoded by the coding sequence ATGACCGCGACCCAGGCACTGAGCGTGCCCGAGAAGATCCGCCGTCGTCGGAGCATGTCCGTCGGCACGGCCGGCATCGGCAGCCGCCCCGGCTTCCTCACCTACGGTCTGCTGGCTGCCTTCATCATCGGCAGCGTCTACCCGCTGTGGTGGTCGGTCGTGGTGGCGAGCGGCACGAACGCGACCAGGGGCGAGACCCTGCCCGTGATCCCCGGCGGCAACTTCTTCACGAATGCCGCGAAGGTCTTCGACGCGATCCCGTTCTGGCTGGCGCTGGGCAACTCGTTCCTCATCTCGTCGATCATCACGATCTCGGTCGTCACCTTCTCGACCCTGGCGGGCTACGCCTTCGCGAAGCTCAAGTTCAAGGGTCGCGAGGGTCTCATGATCTTCGTCATCGCGACCATGGCGATCCCCACGCAGCTGGGCATCATCCCGCTGTTCATGGTGATGCGCGAGCTGGGCTGGACCGGGTCGATCGGCGCGGTGATCGTGCCCACGCTCGTCACCGCGTTCGGGGTGTTCTTCATGCGGCAGTACCTGGTCGACGTGATCCCCGACGAGCTGATCGAGGCGGCCAGGATGGACGGGGCGAACCAGTTCCGCACCTTCCTCACGGTCGGCATCCCTGCGGCACGGCCCGCGATGGCGATCCTCGGACTCTTCACGTTCATGACCGCGTGGACGGACTACCTCTGGCCGCTCATCGTGCTCTCCCCGCAGAACCCGACGCTGCAGACCGCGCTCAGCCAGCTGCAGTCCGGTTACTACATCGACTACTCGATCGTGCTCGCCGGTGCGGTGCTCGCGACCCTTCCGCTTCTCGTGCTCTTCGTGGTCGCGGGCCGGCAGCTGGTCAGTGGCATCATGGCGGGCGCGGTGAAAGGATGA
- a CDS encoding GH1 family beta-glucosidase has protein sequence MTRPFPSNFLFGAATAAYQIEGAAFEDGRTASIWDTFSRVPGAVIGGDNGDVACDHYHRYAEDVALMARLGLQTYRFSTSWSRVRPDGGAVNPAGVDFYQRLVDSLLDADILPWLTLYHWDMPQALQEKGGWTNRDTVDRFLEYAGTMHDALGDRVNVWTTLNEPWCSSFLSYTGGEHAPGHTSVAEGLLASHHLLLAHGETVRELRRRDSSLDLGITLNHTVADAADPQNAGDLDAVRRIDGQFNRWFLDPIYRGAYPADIVEDIRAVDADAVAQFEAAIHEGDLETISQHIDTQGVNYYHGDFLSGTAPAEAAVESVPDTERKVRSPYPSFENIHNVERGLPRTAQNWEVQPEGLTRLLQRVWTEYAEPAGTVLYMTENGAAYDDVAVVEDGETRVHDAERTEFLRLHLGAVLDAVDAGVDVRGYFYWSLFDNYEWAWGYDKRFGIVRVDYDTQERSVKDSGREYARIIAARSL, from the coding sequence ATGACCCGCCCCTTCCCTTCGAACTTCCTCTTCGGTGCCGCGACCGCCGCCTACCAGATCGAGGGCGCGGCTTTCGAGGACGGCCGCACCGCGTCGATCTGGGACACGTTCTCGCGTGTGCCCGGCGCCGTGATCGGGGGAGATAACGGCGATGTGGCGTGCGACCACTACCACCGGTATGCGGAGGACGTCGCGCTGATGGCCCGACTCGGACTGCAGACCTACCGCTTCTCGACGTCGTGGTCGCGCGTGCGTCCGGACGGCGGCGCGGTGAACCCCGCGGGTGTCGACTTCTACCAGCGCCTGGTCGACTCGCTGCTCGACGCCGACATCCTGCCCTGGCTCACGCTGTACCACTGGGACATGCCGCAGGCTCTGCAGGAGAAGGGCGGATGGACGAACCGCGACACCGTCGACCGCTTCCTCGAGTACGCGGGCACCATGCACGACGCGCTCGGCGACCGGGTGAACGTGTGGACGACGCTGAATGAGCCGTGGTGCTCGTCGTTCCTCTCGTACACGGGCGGTGAGCACGCGCCGGGGCACACCAGCGTCGCCGAGGGGCTGCTCGCCTCGCACCATCTGTTGCTCGCTCACGGCGAGACGGTGCGAGAGCTACGTCGTCGTGACTCCTCGCTCGACCTGGGGATCACCTTGAACCACACCGTCGCGGATGCGGCGGACCCGCAGAACGCCGGGGATCTCGACGCGGTGCGCCGCATCGACGGACAGTTCAACCGCTGGTTCCTCGACCCGATCTACCGGGGTGCCTACCCGGCCGACATCGTCGAGGACATCCGGGCGGTGGATGCGGATGCCGTCGCGCAGTTCGAGGCCGCGATCCACGAGGGCGACCTCGAGACGATCTCGCAGCACATCGACACGCAGGGCGTGAACTACTATCACGGCGACTTCCTCTCGGGCACGGCGCCGGCCGAGGCTGCGGTCGAGAGCGTGCCGGACACCGAGCGCAAGGTGCGCAGCCCCTACCCGTCGTTCGAGAACATCCACAACGTCGAGCGCGGTCTTCCCCGCACGGCGCAGAACTGGGAGGTGCAGCCCGAGGGGCTGACCCGCCTGCTGCAGCGCGTGTGGACCGAGTACGCCGAACCCGCAGGAACCGTGCTGTACATGACCGAGAACGGCGCGGCCTACGATGACGTCGCGGTGGTCGAGGACGGCGAGACGCGCGTGCACGATGCCGAGCGCACCGAGTTCCTGCGCCTGCATCTGGGCGCGGTGCTGGATGCCGTGGATGCTGGCGTCGATGTGCGCGGCTACTTCTACTGGTCGCTGTTCGACAACTACGAGTGGGCCTGGGGTTACGACAAGCGATTCGGCATCGTGCGGGTCGACTACGACACACAGGAGCGGAGCGTCAAGGACTCGGGGCGGGAGTACGCTCGCATCATCGCCGCACGCAGCCTCTGA
- a CDS encoding LacI family DNA-binding transcriptional regulator, with protein sequence MSSRATIEEVASAAGVSRSTVSRVVNGSTAVSPEALIAVRTAIERLSYVPNRAARSLASNQTQAIALIIPEDTTRVFGDPFFAAIVAGITGVLRTSDYLLNLLIASDDPGDKMTSFVRNGGVDGALIVSHHTSDAYIERIADAIPVVYGGRRREGDYVVDVDNVLGARTATGRLIDIGRTRIATISGTPTMLSSRDRMQGFRDALAEAGLAPFAEEAGDYSEASGVDAARRILAAGRPDGIFVASDLMARGALTVIRAAGLRVPEDVALVGFDDSPVATTTDPQLTTMRQPMYAQGEAMASVLLSRLAGGDPAHTTILSTELVVRASA encoded by the coding sequence GTGTCGTCACGAGCGACCATTGAAGAGGTGGCTTCTGCCGCCGGGGTGTCCCGGTCGACCGTGTCACGTGTGGTCAACGGCTCGACGGCCGTGAGCCCGGAGGCGCTGATCGCGGTGCGCACCGCGATCGAGCGGCTCAGCTACGTGCCGAACCGCGCGGCGCGTTCGCTCGCGTCGAATCAGACGCAGGCGATCGCCCTGATCATCCCCGAAGACACCACGCGCGTGTTCGGCGACCCGTTCTTCGCGGCCATCGTCGCGGGCATCACCGGGGTCCTGCGCACCTCCGACTACCTGCTGAACCTGCTCATCGCGAGCGACGACCCCGGCGACAAGATGACCAGCTTCGTGCGCAACGGTGGCGTCGACGGCGCGCTGATCGTGTCGCACCACACGAGCGACGCCTACATCGAGCGGATCGCCGACGCGATCCCGGTGGTCTATGGAGGCCGTCGGCGCGAGGGCGACTACGTCGTCGACGTCGACAACGTCCTGGGGGCCAGAACGGCGACCGGGCGACTGATCGACATCGGACGCACCCGCATCGCCACGATTTCGGGAACGCCCACCATGCTGTCGTCGCGCGACCGCATGCAGGGTTTCCGTGACGCACTGGCAGAGGCCGGGCTCGCCCCGTTCGCCGAGGAAGCGGGCGACTACAGTGAGGCGAGCGGGGTGGATGCCGCACGGCGCATCCTCGCTGCGGGGAGGCCGGACGGGATCTTCGTCGCGAGCGACCTCATGGCCCGTGGTGCGCTGACGGTGATCCGCGCCGCGGGGCTGCGCGTGCCCGAAGACGTCGCGCTGGTGGGATTCGACGACTCTCCCGTCGCCACCACGACCGATCCGCAGCTCACCACGATGCGCCAGCCGATGTATGCGCAGGGCGAGGCGATGGCGAGTGTGCTGCTGTCGCGTCTGGCCGGCGGAGACCCGGCTCACACCACGATCCTGTCCACCGAGCTGGTGGTGCGCGCCTCGGCGTGA
- a CDS encoding TetR/AcrR family transcriptional regulator, which yields MARSEEQNRLARERARELILESAIELFAERGVSGASIAQITQRAGVAQGLVNYHFGGKEQLIVAVIDAWFEALFGLPGVEGTADERLAGLIDSVVMATGYALPLQRAVLAMQQQPSTHRLFAEAEERYADRALIAEESVRDVFRERGAIDPELEEIMLRSTLEGILVKFAVYGDTFPLEDARRWMYRIYALPEPSDRLPLDAPPRAGSIRLRAMGAVRDPLI from the coding sequence GTGGCACGCTCCGAGGAGCAGAACCGACTCGCCCGTGAGCGTGCGCGTGAGCTGATCCTGGAATCCGCGATCGAGCTGTTCGCCGAGCGGGGCGTCTCGGGTGCCAGCATCGCCCAGATCACGCAGCGGGCCGGCGTCGCCCAGGGCCTCGTCAACTACCACTTCGGCGGCAAGGAACAGCTGATCGTCGCCGTGATCGACGCCTGGTTCGAGGCGCTGTTCGGGCTGCCGGGTGTCGAGGGGACAGCGGACGAGCGCCTGGCCGGCCTGATCGACTCCGTCGTCATGGCGACCGGCTACGCGCTGCCGCTGCAGCGCGCGGTGCTGGCCATGCAGCAGCAGCCCTCCACGCACCGGCTGTTCGCCGAGGCCGAAGAGCGCTACGCCGACCGCGCGCTGATCGCCGAGGAGTCGGTGCGCGACGTGTTCCGCGAGCGCGGTGCGATCGACCCCGAGCTCGAGGAGATCATGCTGCGCAGCACGCTCGAGGGCATCCTGGTGAAATTCGCAGTGTACGGCGACACCTTCCCGCTCGAGGATGCGCGTCGTTGGATGTACCGCATCTATGCGCTCCCCGAGCCGTCAGACCGCCTCCCGCTCGACGCGCCGCCGCGGGCGGGATCGATCCGGCTGCGGGCGATGGGCGCGGTGCGCGACCCCCTGATCTGA
- a CDS encoding uracil-xanthine permease family protein, translating into MALWKLHGDGRTVEPGAVVRPDERLNWPATIAIGLQHVIAMFGATFLVPTLTGFPVPTTLLFSGVGTLLFLLITKNQLPSYLGSSFAFIAPITAAVAAGGTGSALAGVVAVGILLTVVGLVVQFAGLRWVDALMPPVVAGAIVALIGFNLAPTAWNNFRIDPVTATITLVAIILFAVLFRGFLGRISIFLGVAVGFIYAAFTGSFEVPNALRGGKTPSELIAEAPWIGLPHFQLPDFIAPGTWSTIAMFLPVVLVLVAENVGHVRGVATMTEDPAINKHTGRALIADGVATTIAGGFGGSGTTTYGENIGVMAATRVYSTAVYWVAGLFAILLAFSPKVGEVFNSIPAGVLGGATTALYGLIGIIGIKIWVDSKVDFSRPVNQYTAAVSLVIGIAGFSMQLGDFAFGGIVLGTVAALLIYHLGNLIARARKTGADDPKPLSAVGPLGGDPA; encoded by the coding sequence ATGGCCCTGTGGAAACTGCACGGAGACGGCCGCACCGTCGAACCCGGCGCCGTCGTCCGTCCCGATGAACGCCTCAACTGGCCCGCCACGATCGCGATCGGCCTTCAGCACGTGATCGCGATGTTCGGCGCGACGTTCCTGGTGCCGACCCTCACCGGTTTCCCCGTCCCGACCACACTGCTGTTCAGCGGTGTCGGCACGCTGCTCTTCCTGCTCATCACCAAGAACCAGCTGCCCAGCTACCTCGGCTCCTCGTTCGCGTTCATCGCCCCGATCACCGCCGCGGTCGCCGCGGGCGGCACCGGATCCGCCCTCGCCGGCGTGGTCGCGGTCGGCATCCTGCTCACGGTCGTCGGCCTGGTCGTGCAGTTCGCCGGGCTCCGCTGGGTCGACGCACTGATGCCCCCGGTGGTCGCCGGCGCGATCGTCGCCCTGATCGGCTTCAACCTCGCCCCGACCGCCTGGAACAACTTCCGGATCGACCCGGTCACCGCCACGATCACCCTCGTCGCGATCATCCTGTTCGCCGTGCTGTTCCGCGGTTTCCTCGGCCGGATCTCGATCTTCCTCGGCGTCGCGGTCGGGTTCATCTACGCCGCCTTCACCGGTTCGTTCGAGGTGCCCAACGCCCTGCGCGGCGGCAAGACCCCCTCCGAGCTCATCGCCGAGGCGCCGTGGATCGGCCTGCCGCACTTCCAGCTGCCCGACTTCATCGCCCCGGGAACCTGGTCGACGATCGCGATGTTCCTGCCCGTCGTGCTCGTGCTCGTCGCCGAGAACGTGGGCCACGTGCGCGGCGTCGCCACCATGACCGAGGATCCCGCGATCAACAAGCACACCGGACGCGCGCTCATCGCGGACGGCGTCGCCACCACCATCGCCGGAGGCTTCGGCGGCTCCGGCACCACCACCTACGGCGAGAACATCGGCGTCATGGCGGCGACTCGTGTGTACTCCACCGCGGTCTACTGGGTGGCCGGGCTCTTCGCGATCCTGCTCGCGTTCTCCCCGAAGGTCGGCGAGGTCTTCAACTCGATCCCCGCGGGCGTGCTCGGCGGTGCGACCACCGCGCTCTACGGGCTCATCGGCATCATCGGCATCAAGATCTGGGTCGACAGCAAGGTGGACTTCTCGCGTCCGGTGAACCAGTACACCGCTGCGGTCTCGCTGGTCATCGGCATCGCCGGCTTCTCGATGCAGCTCGGCGACTTCGCCTTCGGCGGCATCGTGCTGGGCACCGTCGCAGCTCTCCTCATCTACCACCTGGGCAACCTGATCGCCCGCGCGCGCAAGACCGGCGCCGACGACCCGAAGCCGCTCTCGGCGGTCGGACCGCTCGGCGGCGACCCCGCCTGA
- a CDS encoding phosphoribosylaminoimidazolesuccinocarboxamide synthase: protein MSTPSEGTAQSIPGWRHIYSGKVRDLYASEDPSDTRILVVASDRVSAFDFVLSPGIPEKGALLTGLSRWWFAQLDDVPNHLAEGDIPASVADRAMLAQSLEMLPIECVVRGYITGSGWAEYTESGTVCGIPLPAGLQNGDRLPEPLFTPAYKAPMGEHDENITFAQTVDLVGAERANELRDAALSIYSRAAAIAEEKGLILADTKFEFGTDADGVLRLADEVLTSDSSRYWDAAAWKTGTTPNERMASFDKQIVRDWLAANWDKQGEPPLLPDDIVGRTADRYRELLARLGV, encoded by the coding sequence GTGAGCACACCTTCAGAAGGCACGGCACAGAGCATCCCCGGCTGGCGGCACATCTACTCGGGCAAGGTCCGCGACCTGTACGCCTCGGAGGATCCGTCCGACACCCGCATCCTCGTCGTGGCGAGCGACCGCGTCAGCGCGTTCGACTTCGTGCTCTCCCCCGGCATCCCCGAGAAGGGCGCCCTGCTCACCGGACTGAGCCGCTGGTGGTTCGCGCAGCTGGACGACGTGCCCAACCACCTCGCCGAAGGAGACATCCCGGCATCCGTCGCCGACCGCGCCATGCTCGCGCAGTCGCTCGAGATGCTGCCGATCGAGTGCGTCGTGCGTGGATACATCACCGGGTCCGGTTGGGCCGAGTACACCGAGAGCGGCACCGTCTGCGGCATTCCCCTCCCCGCCGGCCTGCAGAACGGCGACCGCCTTCCCGAGCCCCTCTTCACCCCCGCCTACAAGGCGCCGATGGGGGAGCACGACGAGAACATCACGTTCGCGCAGACCGTGGATCTGGTCGGCGCCGAGCGGGCGAACGAGCTGCGCGACGCCGCGCTGTCGATCTACTCCCGCGCCGCCGCGATCGCCGAGGAGAAGGGCCTGATCCTCGCCGACACCAAGTTCGAGTTCGGGACGGATGCCGACGGCGTGCTGCGCCTGGCCGACGAGGTGCTCACGAGCGACTCCTCGCGCTACTGGGACGCCGCGGCCTGGAAGACCGGCACCACTCCGAACGAGCGGATGGCGAGCTTCGACAAGCAGATCGTGCGCGACTGGCTCGCCGCGAACTGGGACAAGCAGGGCGAGCCCCCGCTGCTCCCCGACGACATCGTGGGCCGCACGGCCGACCGCTACCGCGAGCTGCTCGCCCGCCTCGGGGTCTGA
- a CDS encoding PadR family transcriptional regulator codes for MKDPVDTLTPMGVMVLALLRESDMHPYEMVRLLRARHDDRLLTITNGTLYHTVSRLQKAGLLDEVGIDRDGNRPERTTYTLTDAGRCAVIAWVQRELPRIDRPTDFRIALAEAHNLERDEVIALLGERRVALADDHAVHRDGLARARSKGVPAQVLVEIERQEVLLEAELRWLDSLLSRLDTDSIPWGPSAFTDSDRYLAQRKVAQQ; via the coding sequence ATGAAAGACCCGGTGGACACGTTGACCCCCATGGGTGTGATGGTGCTCGCACTGCTGCGCGAGAGCGACATGCACCCCTACGAGATGGTGCGTCTGCTGCGCGCGCGCCACGACGACCGGCTCCTCACGATCACCAACGGCACGCTCTATCACACGGTCTCGCGCCTGCAGAAGGCCGGGCTGCTCGACGAGGTGGGCATCGACCGCGACGGCAACCGTCCGGAGCGCACGACGTACACATTGACGGATGCCGGGCGCTGCGCCGTGATCGCCTGGGTGCAGCGTGAACTGCCCAGGATCGATCGCCCCACCGACTTCCGGATCGCGCTTGCCGAAGCGCACAACCTCGAACGCGACGAGGTGATCGCGCTGCTCGGCGAACGTCGGGTCGCTCTCGCCGACGATCATGCGGTGCACCGCGACGGCCTCGCCAGAGCGAGGTCCAAGGGCGTCCCTGCCCAGGTGCTCGTCGAGATCGAGCGCCAAGAGGTGCTCCTCGAGGCCGAGCTGCGCTGGCTCGACTCCCTTCTCTCCCGCCTCGACACCGACAGCATCCCCTGGGGCCCGTCGGCGTTCACCGACTCAGACCGCTATCTCGCTCAGCGAAAGGTTGCACAGCAATGA